The proteins below are encoded in one region of Oncorhynchus tshawytscha isolate Ot180627B linkage group LG04, Otsh_v2.0, whole genome shotgun sequence:
- the ier3 gene encoding radiation-inducible immediate-early gene IEX-1, which yields MYTRSNSLVLSIPTNNYQGQFAYRAMPRSKEPEIFTFERIPAQEPQRYTAVRQRRKNTRVQYPANVRKYLPPAEKSAAKRWLVALCLVLFLQIYTEDACIETPISAESLPVEAPEEASYAHYKVLPFQSAEEQARQLTDGVSTELSAVNHQDQLVGEQSDNIWSKLVNTTCPCWDGEMNRMHSQSTRNGYVVAFLYPAVYHRLGSEN from the coding sequence ATGTATACACGATCAAATAGTTTGGTATTGTCAATTCCGACAAATAATTATCAAGGACAGTTCGCTTACAGGGCGATGCCGCGGAGCAAAGAGCCAGAAATCTTCACATTTGAGCGAATCCCAGCTCAAGAGCCACAACGCTACACAGCAGTGCGCCAGCGAAGGAAGAACACCCGGGTACAGTACCCAGCCAATGTCCGAAAATACCTTCCACCTGCGGAGAAGAGCGCTGCCAAGCGCTGGCTCGTTGCTCTGTGCCTGGTACTGTTCCTGCAGATCTACACCGAGGACGCTTGCATCGAGACACCGATCAGCGCCGAGAGTCTTCCCGTCGAGGCACCCGAGGAGGCGTCCTATGCGCATTACAAGGTACTACCATTCCAGTCAGCAGAGGAACAAGCGCGTCAACTCACAGACGGTGTCTCCACCGAGCTCTCAGCTGTCAATCATCAAGATCAACTTGTTGGTGAGCAGAGTGACAACATCTGGAGCAAGCTGGTCAATACGACGTGTCCCTGCTGGGATGGCGAGATGAATCGCATGCACAGCCAGAGCACAAGGAACGGCTACGTCGTAGCCTTCCTCTACCCGGCAGTTTATCACAGACTGGGATCCGAGAATTGA
- the LOC112238295 gene encoding radiation-inducible immediate-early gene IEX-1, translating into MCASSSESQATSWQSVPVGPLGAPAAAGGTYRPASLRPRGRRPPRVLYPPLVRRVLPREEPDSARRWLLLLSALLFLQIYTEESSCGPPELQLHTPETSPSPSFPQEGEGITDIARLWGGPEHGSALEATVECTV; encoded by the coding sequence ATGTGTGCCTCCAGTTCAGAGAGCCAAGCTACTTCCTGGCAAAGTGTTCCCGTCGGGCCCTTAGGAGCCCCTGCTGCAGCTGGAGGGACATACCGGCCGGCGTCTCTCCGGCCCCGAGGACGCAGGCCACCCAGGGTGCTCTACCCTCCCCTGGTGAGAAGAGTCCTGCCCCGGGAAGAGCCTGACTCCGCACGCCGTTGGCTGCTGCTCCTCTCGGCTCTGCTCTTTCTACAGATCTACACAGAGGAGTCATCTTGCGGCCCGCCTGAGCTCCAGCTGCACACCCCGGAGACCTCCCCGTCCCCAAGCTTCCcccaggagggagaggggatcaCGGACATTGCCAGGCTGTGGGGAGGGCCCGAACATGGATCAGCCCTTGAGGCTACAGTAGAGTGTACAGTGTGA